Proteins encoded together in one Electrophorus electricus isolate fEleEle1 chromosome 9, fEleEle1.pri, whole genome shotgun sequence window:
- the ncapg gene encoding condensin complex subunit 3 isoform X2 yields MTAENELEIKEAFQRAQKAHNNKAKLVASLKNRYVKLEDKSEFHEEFLRCLKYAMIIYTREPAVENVIDFAVKFAVSFETPVNEEEEEEEEEEDISFLNFLFNFLLESHGASSHAVRFRVCQLVNKLLGSLSESAQIDDDLCERIHEVMLIRVTDKYPNVRIQAALAMARLQDPSNEHCPTIKAYILLLDNDSNPEVRRAVLSCIAPSAFTLPKIYKRTRDVKEKVRKLAYQVLAEKVHIRALTIAQRVSLLHQGLNDSADSVKDVVKTDLLPAWLQLLQGDVLQLLHRLDVENCAETAVSALHALFSMMTTFDELLQNGPQLDERKLIPVDSLSCENVLYWRALCEFIKSKGAEGEELLERLLPEPAIFAEYLYSYLKSVPLMSEEEKADMTQLELVMTKEFIGQQLILLVGCLDTSEEGGRKRVLAVLQEMLVLPNTPLSLIGQLVQKLVGMLQDDQQRIAVIAEIISDVREPIVSVDDTVDENEKRKKQVRLAEVKVRIVESKQALEECISCQDFGRAAELKDSISQLEELRAKISLEASQADHIKEQRVEKNDPETLLKCLTMCAEVIKRMNINRGICPTMNALIESLILPSVSNANPTVRNMAVVCVGTAALHSRDLANTHLVLLLQITQLDEPKVRISALRALIDQLLLNGINILQDKSTPQPSQAPDLLDSIDGQATQPSEEDEESPVQSVLKMLSEFLDSEISELRTETAEGLAKLMYCGRIVSAKLFSRLVLLWYNPVTEDDQRLRHCLGVFLQLYARESRAHQECVEQSFLLSMRTLFNAPVTSPLSEIDTSNVAELFVELTRPSALIQPAAIQGASVHESLAVRLCNEILRDASAPEVRLYCKTLGCLEISTEPGPANNELQQLLTEILQAVKDKYCIRAVEKVLSQLQGCRSAPTEAQDTVLAALDHNASEAVKDEEAKSKRARKGQKKVTVAKAAKKSCKMKESSDESDEENVPDAPPVMRPSRCAKTAALTKTKQDLTALMNKEASP; encoded by the exons ATGACAGCTGAAAACGAACTTGAGATAAAAGAAGCTTTTCAGCGTGCACAGAAAGCTCACAACAACAAAGCCAAGCTTGTAGCCAGTTTGAAGAACAGATATGTTAAG CTGGAGGACAAGTCTGAGTTCCATGAGGAGTTCCTCCGTTGCCTGAAGTATGCCATGATCATCTACACAAGAGAACCTGCGGTGGAAAATGTCATAGATTTTGCAGTGAAATTTGCTGTTAGTTTTGAAACACCTGTgaatgaagaggaggaggaggaggaggaggaggaagatatttcatttctgaattTCCTGTTTAACTTTCTTTTGGAG TCTCATGGAGCCAGCAGTCATGCAGTGAGGTTTCGTGTATGTCAGCTGGTGAATAAACTGTTGGGGAGTCTGAGTGAGAGTGCCCAGATAGATGATGATCTTTGTGAGAGGATCCATGAAGTCATGCTCATTAGAGTAACAGACAAATACCCAAATGTCAGAATCCAGGCGGCACTGGCAATGGCCAGGCTGCAGGACCCCAGCAATGAACACTGCCCCACTATCAAAG CATACATCTTGCTTCTGGACAATGACTCCAACCCTGAGGTTCGCCGCGCTGTTCTGTCTTGCATTGCTCCTTCAGCCTTTACACTCCCTAAAATCTACAAACGCACTCGGGATGTCAAAGAGAAAGTCAGGAAACTGGCCTATCAG GTGCTTGCTGAAAAAGTTCATATTCGAGCTTTGACTATTGCACAAAGAGTCAGTCTACTGCACCAAGGCCTCAATGACTCAGCAG aTTCGGTGAAGGATGTTGTAAAGACTGATTTACTGCCTGCATGGTTGCAGTTACTGCAGGGAGATGTTTTACAGTTGCTGCATAGACTAGATGTTGAAAATTGTGCGGAGACTGCAGTTTCTGCCCTGCATGCTCTTTTCTCCATGATGACGACCTTTGACGAACTCCTGCAGAATGGCCCCCAGCTGGATGAGCG GAAGCTGATTCCTGTGGACTCTCTGTCGTGTGAGAATGTGTTGTACTGGAGGGCCCTGTGTGAATTTATCAAGAGCAAAGGTGCTGAGGGGGAGGAGCTACTTGAGCGTCTTCTGCCTGAACCTGCTATATTTGCTGAATACCTGTACAG TTATCTGAAGAGTGTTCCCTTGATGTCTGAGGAAGAGAAGGCTGACATGACTCAGCTGGAATTGGTGATGACAAAAGAGTTCATTGGCCAGCAGCTGATCCTGCTGGTGGGCTGTCTGGACACTTCAGAAGAAGGGGGCAG GAAGCGGGTGCTTGCCGTGCTGCAGGAGATGCTGGTGCTGCCCAACACTCCACTCTCTCTGATTGGACAGCTGGTGCAGAAGCTTGTGGGGATGCTTCAAGATGACCAGCAACGTATTGCAGtg ATTGCCGAGATCATCTCTGATGTGAGGGAGCCCATCGTCTCCGTTGATGACACCGTGGATGAGAATGAGAAACGCAAGAAGCAAGTCAGA CTGGCCGAGGTGAAGGTGCGCATCGTGGAGTCCAAGCAGGCGCTGGAGGAGTGTATCAGCTGCCAGGATTTTGGCCGCGCGGCCGAGCTGAAAGATTCCATCTCCCAGCTGGAGGAACTGCGTGCCAAGATTTCTCTGGAGGCCTCCCAGGCAGACCACATCAAAGAGCAACGGGTAGAGAAG AATGATCCAGAGACTTTGCTGAAGTGTCTGACGATGTGTGCAGAGGTGATCAAACGGATGAATATCAACAGAGGAATTTGCCCAACAATGAATGCTCTCATAGAGTCTCTG ATTCTGCCGAGTGTGTCCAACGCCAACCCGACGGTGAGGAACATGGCTGTGGTCTGTGTGGGCACTGCTGCTCTCCACAGCAGAGATCTGGCCAACACACACCTGGTACTGCTTCTGCAG aTCACACAACTAGATGAACCCAAGGTCAGGATCAGTGCTCTTAGAGCTCTCATTGACCAGCTGCTTCTTAATGGCATCAACATCCTACAAGACAAGTCCACCCCTCAGCCATCTCAGGCACCTGATTTGCTAGACAGCATTGATGGACAGGCTACCCAGCCAAGTGAAGAGGACGAGGAGAGCCCTGTGCAGAGTGTGTTGAAGATGCTTTCAGAGTTCTTGGATAGTGAG ATTTCCGAGCTGCGCACGGAGACGGCTGAGGGTTTGGCCAAACTCATGTACTGTGGGAGAATCGTGAGTGCAAAACTGTTCTCGCGGCTGGTGCTGCTGTGGTACAACCCTGTAACGGAGGACGACCAGAGGCTGCGTCACTGCCTGGGAGTGTTCCTACAGCTTTACGCTCGAGAGAGCAG AGCCCATCAAGAATGTGTGGAGCAGAGTTTTCTGCTTTCCATGAGAACTCTGTTCAACGCTCCAGTGacttctcctctctctgagATTGACACTTCCAACGTGGCTGAACTCTTTGTAGAGCTCACACGACCCAGTGCTCTCATACAGCCTGCTGCCATACAG GGCGCGAGCGTGCACGAATCCTTGGCGGTGCGCTTGTGTAATGAGATCCTGCGGGATGCGTCTGCTCCTGAGGTTCGTCTCTACTGCAAAACCCTTGGCTGTCTGGAGATCAGCACTGAGCCAGGACCTGCCAATAATGAACTGCAACAACTGCTCACAGAGATACTACAG gcggtCAAGGATAAGTACTGTATAAGAGCTGTTGAGAAGGTCCTCAGTCAGCTGCAAGGATGCCGCAGTGCACCCACAGAGGCTCAGGACACCGTTCTGGCAGCACTGGATCATAATGCCAGTG AGGCTGTGAAAGATGAGGAGGCCAAATCCAAAAGGGCCAGAAAAG GCCAGAAAAAAGTGACCGTAGCCAAGGCTGCAAAGAAAAGCTGCAAGATGAAGGAGTCTTCTGATGAAAG TGATGAGGAGAATGTTCCAGATGCACCTCCAGTGATGCGGCCCAGTCGTTGTGCCAAGACTGCAGCACTGACTAAAACCAAGCAGGACTTGACTGCCCTCATGAACAAAGAGGCCAGTCCTTAA
- the ncapg gene encoding condensin complex subunit 3 isoform X1 — MTAENELEIKEAFQRAQKAHNNKAKLVASLKNRYVKLEDKSEFHEEFLRCLKYAMIIYTREPAVENVIDFAVKFAVSFETPVNEEEEEEEEEEDISFLNFLFNFLLESHGASSHAVRFRVCQLVNKLLGSLSESAQIDDDLCERIHEVMLIRVTDKYPNVRIQAALAMARLQDPSNEHCPTIKAYILLLDNDSNPEVRRAVLSCIAPSAFTLPKIYKRTRDVKEKVRKLAYQVLAEKVHIRALTIAQRVSLLHQGLNDSADSVKDVVKTDLLPAWLQLLQGDVLQLLHRLDVENCAETAVSALHALFSMMTTFDELLQNGPQLDERKLIPVDSLSCENVLYWRALCEFIKSKGAEGEELLERLLPEPAIFAEYLYSYLKSVPLMSEEEKADMTQLELVMTKEFIGQQLILLVGCLDTSEEGGRKRVLAVLQEMLVLPNTPLSLIGQLVQKLVGMLQDDQQRIAVIAEIISDVREPIVSVDDTVDENEKRKKQVRLAEVKVRIVESKQALEECISCQDFGRAAELKDSISQLEELRAKISLEASQADHIKEQRVEKSWLSGVELGHSTVSSLDSTKNDPETLLKCLTMCAEVIKRMNINRGICPTMNALIESLILPSVSNANPTVRNMAVVCVGTAALHSRDLANTHLVLLLQITQLDEPKVRISALRALIDQLLLNGINILQDKSTPQPSQAPDLLDSIDGQATQPSEEDEESPVQSVLKMLSEFLDSEISELRTETAEGLAKLMYCGRIVSAKLFSRLVLLWYNPVTEDDQRLRHCLGVFLQLYARESRAHQECVEQSFLLSMRTLFNAPVTSPLSEIDTSNVAELFVELTRPSALIQPAAIQGASVHESLAVRLCNEILRDASAPEVRLYCKTLGCLEISTEPGPANNELQQLLTEILQAVKDKYCIRAVEKVLSQLQGCRSAPTEAQDTVLAALDHNASEAVKDEEAKSKRARKGQKKVTVAKAAKKSCKMKESSDESDEENVPDAPPVMRPSRCAKTAALTKTKQDLTALMNKEASP, encoded by the exons ATGACAGCTGAAAACGAACTTGAGATAAAAGAAGCTTTTCAGCGTGCACAGAAAGCTCACAACAACAAAGCCAAGCTTGTAGCCAGTTTGAAGAACAGATATGTTAAG CTGGAGGACAAGTCTGAGTTCCATGAGGAGTTCCTCCGTTGCCTGAAGTATGCCATGATCATCTACACAAGAGAACCTGCGGTGGAAAATGTCATAGATTTTGCAGTGAAATTTGCTGTTAGTTTTGAAACACCTGTgaatgaagaggaggaggaggaggaggaggaggaagatatttcatttctgaattTCCTGTTTAACTTTCTTTTGGAG TCTCATGGAGCCAGCAGTCATGCAGTGAGGTTTCGTGTATGTCAGCTGGTGAATAAACTGTTGGGGAGTCTGAGTGAGAGTGCCCAGATAGATGATGATCTTTGTGAGAGGATCCATGAAGTCATGCTCATTAGAGTAACAGACAAATACCCAAATGTCAGAATCCAGGCGGCACTGGCAATGGCCAGGCTGCAGGACCCCAGCAATGAACACTGCCCCACTATCAAAG CATACATCTTGCTTCTGGACAATGACTCCAACCCTGAGGTTCGCCGCGCTGTTCTGTCTTGCATTGCTCCTTCAGCCTTTACACTCCCTAAAATCTACAAACGCACTCGGGATGTCAAAGAGAAAGTCAGGAAACTGGCCTATCAG GTGCTTGCTGAAAAAGTTCATATTCGAGCTTTGACTATTGCACAAAGAGTCAGTCTACTGCACCAAGGCCTCAATGACTCAGCAG aTTCGGTGAAGGATGTTGTAAAGACTGATTTACTGCCTGCATGGTTGCAGTTACTGCAGGGAGATGTTTTACAGTTGCTGCATAGACTAGATGTTGAAAATTGTGCGGAGACTGCAGTTTCTGCCCTGCATGCTCTTTTCTCCATGATGACGACCTTTGACGAACTCCTGCAGAATGGCCCCCAGCTGGATGAGCG GAAGCTGATTCCTGTGGACTCTCTGTCGTGTGAGAATGTGTTGTACTGGAGGGCCCTGTGTGAATTTATCAAGAGCAAAGGTGCTGAGGGGGAGGAGCTACTTGAGCGTCTTCTGCCTGAACCTGCTATATTTGCTGAATACCTGTACAG TTATCTGAAGAGTGTTCCCTTGATGTCTGAGGAAGAGAAGGCTGACATGACTCAGCTGGAATTGGTGATGACAAAAGAGTTCATTGGCCAGCAGCTGATCCTGCTGGTGGGCTGTCTGGACACTTCAGAAGAAGGGGGCAG GAAGCGGGTGCTTGCCGTGCTGCAGGAGATGCTGGTGCTGCCCAACACTCCACTCTCTCTGATTGGACAGCTGGTGCAGAAGCTTGTGGGGATGCTTCAAGATGACCAGCAACGTATTGCAGtg ATTGCCGAGATCATCTCTGATGTGAGGGAGCCCATCGTCTCCGTTGATGACACCGTGGATGAGAATGAGAAACGCAAGAAGCAAGTCAGA CTGGCCGAGGTGAAGGTGCGCATCGTGGAGTCCAAGCAGGCGCTGGAGGAGTGTATCAGCTGCCAGGATTTTGGCCGCGCGGCCGAGCTGAAAGATTCCATCTCCCAGCTGGAGGAACTGCGTGCCAAGATTTCTCTGGAGGCCTCCCAGGCAGACCACATCAAAGAGCAACGGGTAGAGAAG tCTTGGCTTTCAGGTGTGGAGCTTGGCCACAGCACTGTGTCATCTCTAGACTCTACCAAG AATGATCCAGAGACTTTGCTGAAGTGTCTGACGATGTGTGCAGAGGTGATCAAACGGATGAATATCAACAGAGGAATTTGCCCAACAATGAATGCTCTCATAGAGTCTCTG ATTCTGCCGAGTGTGTCCAACGCCAACCCGACGGTGAGGAACATGGCTGTGGTCTGTGTGGGCACTGCTGCTCTCCACAGCAGAGATCTGGCCAACACACACCTGGTACTGCTTCTGCAG aTCACACAACTAGATGAACCCAAGGTCAGGATCAGTGCTCTTAGAGCTCTCATTGACCAGCTGCTTCTTAATGGCATCAACATCCTACAAGACAAGTCCACCCCTCAGCCATCTCAGGCACCTGATTTGCTAGACAGCATTGATGGACAGGCTACCCAGCCAAGTGAAGAGGACGAGGAGAGCCCTGTGCAGAGTGTGTTGAAGATGCTTTCAGAGTTCTTGGATAGTGAG ATTTCCGAGCTGCGCACGGAGACGGCTGAGGGTTTGGCCAAACTCATGTACTGTGGGAGAATCGTGAGTGCAAAACTGTTCTCGCGGCTGGTGCTGCTGTGGTACAACCCTGTAACGGAGGACGACCAGAGGCTGCGTCACTGCCTGGGAGTGTTCCTACAGCTTTACGCTCGAGAGAGCAG AGCCCATCAAGAATGTGTGGAGCAGAGTTTTCTGCTTTCCATGAGAACTCTGTTCAACGCTCCAGTGacttctcctctctctgagATTGACACTTCCAACGTGGCTGAACTCTTTGTAGAGCTCACACGACCCAGTGCTCTCATACAGCCTGCTGCCATACAG GGCGCGAGCGTGCACGAATCCTTGGCGGTGCGCTTGTGTAATGAGATCCTGCGGGATGCGTCTGCTCCTGAGGTTCGTCTCTACTGCAAAACCCTTGGCTGTCTGGAGATCAGCACTGAGCCAGGACCTGCCAATAATGAACTGCAACAACTGCTCACAGAGATACTACAG gcggtCAAGGATAAGTACTGTATAAGAGCTGTTGAGAAGGTCCTCAGTCAGCTGCAAGGATGCCGCAGTGCACCCACAGAGGCTCAGGACACCGTTCTGGCAGCACTGGATCATAATGCCAGTG AGGCTGTGAAAGATGAGGAGGCCAAATCCAAAAGGGCCAGAAAAG GCCAGAAAAAAGTGACCGTAGCCAAGGCTGCAAAGAAAAGCTGCAAGATGAAGGAGTCTTCTGATGAAAG TGATGAGGAGAATGTTCCAGATGCACCTCCAGTGATGCGGCCCAGTCGTTGTGCCAAGACTGCAGCACTGACTAAAACCAAGCAGGACTTGACTGCCCTCATGAACAAAGAGGCCAGTCCTTAA
- the LOC113588826 gene encoding leukotriene B4 receptor 1-like isoform X2 yields the protein MAKNHAALSTNSQLYTEPSYTPFPILLNTTDIQPTHPSTIMSYDAGPILGALILTIVFVIGAPGNLFVIWSILARTRRRSVTTLLILNLAFADGALMVLIPFFIVYLMRRSWIFGLGMCKVLYYLCCANMYASILLISLMSLHRLVAVVWPQRIGAITGRRTVGRVLVVLWFLALALAVPVLAFRTVTPLRKEGYDLKSLVCDCIHHTNTYVMMQYGMETFLGFLLPYGLIVGSYACILRRIRQTKFRRRVRSEKLILTIIITFGILWLPYHIINMMQVAAAFYPDSSPVRTKLISLRSHLRAFVSTMGFVSSCINPVLYTLAARVYIQRAGAAFMARLFDATGLDSSSRKGRLCTQNSCDPDRIRMEEEELRDKESESISGSTNGNLKVTSVKHEK from the exons ATGGCAAAGAACCATGCTGCCCTGTCTACAAACTCTCAGCTCTACACCGAACCTTCCTACACTCCCTTCCCCATCTTACTCAACACCACAGACATTCAGCCCACTCATCCCTCGACGATCATGAGCTACGACGCGGGACCCATATTAGGCGCCCTCATCCTCACCATAGTCTTCGTCATCGGTGCTCCCGGGAACCTGTTCGTCATCTGGAGCATCCTGGCTCGCACCCGCCGCCGCTCGGTCAccaccctcctcatcctcaacCTGGCCTTTGCCGATGGAGCCCTGATGGTGCTGATTCCGTTCTTCATCGTCTACCTGATGAGGCGCAGCTGGATTTTCGGACTCGGGATGTGCAAAGTGCTGTACTACCTCTGCTGCGCCAACATGTACGCCTCCATACTGCTGATCTCCCTGATGAGCCTGCACAGGCTCGTGGCGGTGGTGTGGCCCCAGCGCATTGGCGCCATCACTGGCCGGAGGACTGTGGGTCGGGTGTTGGTGGTACTCTGGTTTCTGGCGCTGGCCCTGGCAGTGCCTGTTCTGGCGTTTAGGACGGTGACCCCACTGAGAAAAGAAGGATATGACCTGAAGAGTCTCGTGTGTGACTgcatacaccacacaaacacatat GTCATGATGCAGTACGGGATGGAGACGTTCCTGGGGTTCCTTCTGCCCTACGGACTGATCGTGGGCAGCTACGCGTGCATACTGCGCAGAATTCGGCAGACCAAGTTCCGCAGACGCGTGCGCAGCGAGAAACTGATtctcaccatcatcatcacattCGGAATACTCTGGCTGCCATACCACATCATCAACATGATGCAG GTGGCAGCAGCGTTTTATCCTGACAGCTCTCCTGTAAGAACGAA ACTGATCAGCCTGCGGTCGCATCTGCGCGCCTTCGTCTCCACCATGGGGTTCGTAAGCAGCTGCATCAACCCCGTCCTCTACACGTTAGCCGCGAGGGTGTACATCCAGCGCGCCGGCGCGGCTTTCATGGCGCGTCTCTTCGACGCCACGGGACTCGACTCCTCGTCGCGCAAGGGCCGCCTGTGTACCCAGAACAGCTGCGACCCGGACCGCATCAgaatggaggaggaggaactcCGCGACAAGGAGTCCGAGTCCATCAGCGGCAGCACGAACGGCAACCTCAAAGTCACGTCGGTAAAGCACGAGAAGTAG
- the LOC113588826 gene encoding leukotriene B4 receptor 1-like isoform X1 has product MWSFLSALSSTPNQSVTMAKNHAALSTNSQLYTEPSYTPFPILLNTTDIQPTHPSTIMSYDAGPILGALILTIVFVIGAPGNLFVIWSILARTRRRSVTTLLILNLAFADGALMVLIPFFIVYLMRRSWIFGLGMCKVLYYLCCANMYASILLISLMSLHRLVAVVWPQRIGAITGRRTVGRVLVVLWFLALALAVPVLAFRTVTPLRKEGYDLKSLVCDCIHHTNTYVMMQYGMETFLGFLLPYGLIVGSYACILRRIRQTKFRRRVRSEKLILTIIITFGILWLPYHIINMMQVAAAFYPDSSPVRTKLISLRSHLRAFVSTMGFVSSCINPVLYTLAARVYIQRAGAAFMARLFDATGLDSSSRKGRLCTQNSCDPDRIRMEEEELRDKESESISGSTNGNLKVTSVKHEK; this is encoded by the exons AGCGTGACCATGGCAAAGAACCATGCTGCCCTGTCTACAAACTCTCAGCTCTACACCGAACCTTCCTACACTCCCTTCCCCATCTTACTCAACACCACAGACATTCAGCCCACTCATCCCTCGACGATCATGAGCTACGACGCGGGACCCATATTAGGCGCCCTCATCCTCACCATAGTCTTCGTCATCGGTGCTCCCGGGAACCTGTTCGTCATCTGGAGCATCCTGGCTCGCACCCGCCGCCGCTCGGTCAccaccctcctcatcctcaacCTGGCCTTTGCCGATGGAGCCCTGATGGTGCTGATTCCGTTCTTCATCGTCTACCTGATGAGGCGCAGCTGGATTTTCGGACTCGGGATGTGCAAAGTGCTGTACTACCTCTGCTGCGCCAACATGTACGCCTCCATACTGCTGATCTCCCTGATGAGCCTGCACAGGCTCGTGGCGGTGGTGTGGCCCCAGCGCATTGGCGCCATCACTGGCCGGAGGACTGTGGGTCGGGTGTTGGTGGTACTCTGGTTTCTGGCGCTGGCCCTGGCAGTGCCTGTTCTGGCGTTTAGGACGGTGACCCCACTGAGAAAAGAAGGATATGACCTGAAGAGTCTCGTGTGTGACTgcatacaccacacaaacacatat GTCATGATGCAGTACGGGATGGAGACGTTCCTGGGGTTCCTTCTGCCCTACGGACTGATCGTGGGCAGCTACGCGTGCATACTGCGCAGAATTCGGCAGACCAAGTTCCGCAGACGCGTGCGCAGCGAGAAACTGATtctcaccatcatcatcacattCGGAATACTCTGGCTGCCATACCACATCATCAACATGATGCAG GTGGCAGCAGCGTTTTATCCTGACAGCTCTCCTGTAAGAACGAA ACTGATCAGCCTGCGGTCGCATCTGCGCGCCTTCGTCTCCACCATGGGGTTCGTAAGCAGCTGCATCAACCCCGTCCTCTACACGTTAGCCGCGAGGGTGTACATCCAGCGCGCCGGCGCGGCTTTCATGGCGCGTCTCTTCGACGCCACGGGACTCGACTCCTCGTCGCGCAAGGGCCGCCTGTGTACCCAGAACAGCTGCGACCCGGACCGCATCAgaatggaggaggaggaactcCGCGACAAGGAGTCCGAGTCCATCAGCGGCAGCACGAACGGCAACCTCAAAGTCACGTCGGTAAAGCACGAGAAGTAG